The Primulina tabacum isolate GXHZ01 chromosome 16, ASM2559414v2, whole genome shotgun sequence genome window below encodes:
- the LOC142528718 gene encoding uncharacterized protein LOC142528718 codes for MDALQVISSVTQIVSSMVSAIGAMEQASRDLQEAPKRIRGLEEFVYELETLARRVKQKHAHKLHNPQLDRQVQSLNSLIDRLHPNIVKARRAASRSKAKNFTKIIWNSMIGDPLGKILSSMRHDLNWWLESQILTENVENVIENTARNIPMRLKVGSDHGYPISNKCAYIRSLLEQNGPRHVVLVVGLSGIGKSCLARQVASDLPPKFVDGAVELGLGQYCSRVSCHGDKDEYQRRLARKLCKFLVQIGFWKKMKEENCRDLEYVSCLLQEALYGKCILVLLDDVWEQDIVERFAKLYDNDCMYLVTTRNESVYEIAEAEKIELGKDDIREISKSVLLYHSLLREDELPEVAESLLERCGHHPLTVAVMGKALRKETRSEKWEKAISNLSTYAECAPGPISYVNEKEAENTVTIFGSLEFSLNAMPVGSKKLFVALASLSWAEPIPEICLEAVWSVLGLDTLFSLTVCKLIESSLLTKVGADSSYQIHDMVSLYLDSKTNDSVKMLLTDSGSEKNAFVSPWLFIFGKETVKVVSEQTIEYSLCLSNEKRVVITLEAITQALEVSMSISEFEASRVSFCKILGPKISRLISSGSLDLVVASAITITNIFTKTDYSEYFPSLENTETVDKCADILETCEDPLIQTSILTVLANLAEFGSKRIADEILQKIPMNQLAILLSPLSEEWHESVFTTLMSLTRAGKSKAVEKMFSFHIDKSLIKLLETGSDVAQNNAIVLLKAFYELGGPGSSSLRPGTLSSLPWQARLRLEKFVLSDQTSLPSPKPQTFEDLIQNLFSSESKLILEAMQDLIPIIEKVEDTRTRDMILRSPLIERLSELLQYGQIMQKDQIKSESAFLLMKLACSGGEPFIKKFLEHDIISELVKMMQCTVTELQDSAYTTLHNMLFSSGGGLIVNQTLQTSVLERLVHSMESKSPKTREVSVHCVLDIVEVGNKTCMERMFGLQVVEKLVKIEKGAGGSGEYVVGLLKGISKCKNLTPTERKVMKQQVIRKVRGTLKNHKFQVQILAAVDAFMSEGSKGASSSGNRKKT; via the exons ATGGATGCTCTGCAAGTTATTTCCTCCGTGACTCAGATTGTTTCGAGCATGGTATCAGCAATTGGGGCGATGGAGCAGGCTTCAAGGGACCTTCAGGAAGCTCCTAAGAGGATTCGAGGCCTAGAGGAGTTTGTGTACGAGCTCGAGACTTTGGCACGCCGTGTTAAGCAAAAGCATGCTCACAAGCTTCACAATCCCCAATTGGATCGACAAGTCCAAAGCTTGAATAGCCTCATTGATCGTCTTCATCCTAATATAGTGAAAGCTAGAAGAGCTGCGTCTAGAAGCAAAGCTAAAAATTTTACGAAGATAATTTGGAATTCTATGATAGGGGATCCACTTGGAAAGATATTGAGCTCGATGAGGCATGACTTGAATTGGTGGCTTGAATCTCAGATATTGACTGAGAATGTTGAAAATGTGATAGAAAATACGGCAAGAAACATTCCTATGAGATTAAAAGTAGGCTCGGATCATGGATACCCGATTTCCAATAAATGTGCTTATATTAGAAGTTTGCTCGAGCAAAATGGCCCTCGTCATGTTGTCCTAGTTGTTGGCCTATCTGGTATTGGGAAATCATGTTTAGCTCGTCAAGTAGCTTCGGATCTCCCTCCAAAGTTTGTGGATGGAGCAGTTGAACTTGGATTAGGGCAATACTGCAGTAGGGTTTCTTGTCATGGTGATAAAGATGAATATCAGAGGCGATTGGCAAGAAAGCTTTGTAAATTTCTGGTGCAAATtggtttttggaaaaaaatgaaagaagAAAATTGTAGAGATCTTGAGTATGTTAGTTGCTTGCTTCAAGAAGCATTGTATGGGAAGTGCATCTTGGTGCTTTTAGATGATGTGTGGGAACAAGATATCGTTGAACGCTTTGCTAAGTTATATGATAATGATTGTATGTACCTGGTTACCACTAGGAATGAATCTGTATATGAAATAGCAGAAGCTGAAAAGATAGAGTTGGGAAAAGATGATATTAGAGAAATAAGCAAGAGCGTTCTCCTTTACCATAGTCTCCTTCGAGAGGATGAGCTACCT GAAGTGGCTGAGAGTTTGCTTGAACGATGTGGTCACCATCCTTTGACAGTTGCTGTAATGGGTAAGGCTCTCAGAAAAGAAACTAGATCAGAGAAATGGGAAAAGGCCATTTCAAATCTATCCACATATGCAGAATGTGCTCCAGGCCCTATATCATATGTGAATGAGAAAGAAGCTGAGAACACGGTTACCATTTTCGGATCATTAGAATTTAGCTTAAATGCAATGCCTGTAGGCTCCAAAAAACTCTTTGTCGCTTTAGCTTCACTTTCTTGGGCAGAACCTATCCCAGAAATTTGTCTAGAAGCGGTTTGGTCAGTTCTTGGTTTGGATACTTTATTCTCTCTCACAGTATGTAAGCTCATTGAAAGCTCATTGCTAACAAAAGTCGGTGCTGATTCCTCATACCAAATACACGACATGGTTTCCCTTTACCTAGATAGCAAGACAAATGATTCTGTTAAAATGTTACTTACTGATTCGGGATCAGAGAAAAATGCCTTTGTCAGTCCATGGCTTTTTATTTTTGGTAAGGAGACAGTTAAAGTAGTTTCTGAGCAGACGATTGAGTATTCTCTGTGTCTTTCCAATGAAAAACGAGTAGTGATAACCTTGGAAGCAATTACTCAAGCCCTTGAAGTGAGCATGTCAATTTCTGAATTTGAAGCTAGCAGAGTAAGCTTCTGCAAGATATTGGGACCCAAGATTTCAAGACTGATATCCTCAGGATCACTGGATCTTGTTGTGGCATCTGCAATCACAATCACAAATATATTTACcaagactgattattctgaatatttcccatcTCTTGAAAACACAGAAACAGTAGACAAATGTGCAGATATTTTGGAAACCTGCGAAGATCCTCTGATTCAAACCAGTATTTTAACTGTCCTAGCAAATCTTGCCGAGTTCGGAAGCAAGAGGATTGCCGATGAAATTCTCCAAAAAATTCCCATGAATCAGTTGGCAATTTTGCTTTCTCCCCTTTCGGAGGAGTGGCACGAAAGTGTTTTTACGACTTTAATGTCTTTAACCAGAGCTGGGAAATCGAAAGCTGTGGAGAAAATGTTCTCTTTTCATATAGACAAGAGCCTAATCAAACTGCTCGAGACTGGATCAGACGTAGCTCAGAATAATGCCATTGTCTTGTTAAAAGCATTTTACGAGCTTGGAGGCCCTGGCAGTAGTTCACTTCGACCTGGTACCTTAAGTTCACTCCCTTGGCAAGCAAGACTTCGACTAGAAAAGTTTGTGTTATCTGACCAAACTTCACTGCCCTCACCAAAGCCACAGACTTTTGAAGATCTGATTCAAAATCTGTTTAGCAGTGAAAGCAAGCTGATTTTAGAAGCCATGCAAGATCTTATACCAATAATAGAAAAGGTTGAAGATACAAGAACAAGGGATATGATCCTTCGCAGCCCCCTCATCGAAAGACTTTCAGAGCTCCTCCAATATGGACAAATCATGCAAAAAGACCAAATCAAGTCTGAATCTGCTTTTCTTCTGATGAAGCTCGCTTGCTCCGGGGGAGAGCCATTTATCAAGAAGTTTCTCGAACACGATATCATTAGCGAGCTCGTGAAAATGATGCAGTGCACAGTCACCGAGTTACAAGATTCGGCATACACCACCCTACATAACATGCTTTTCAGCTCTGGTGGAGGATTAATTGTGAACCAAACCCTCCAAACAAGTGTTCTCGAGAGATTGGTTCATTCAATGGAGAGCAAATCACCAAAAACCCGAGAAGTGAGCGTGCATTGCGTTCTTGATATCGTTGAAGTgggaaacaagacatgtatggAACGGATGTTTGGTTTGCAAGTCGTCGAAAAGCTTGTAAAGATCGAGAAGGGTGCCGGAGGGAGCGGTGAGTACGTGGTTGGACTTCTGAAGGGAATAAGCAAGTGCAAGAATCTTACTCCTACAGAACGAAAGGTTATGAAACAGCAAGTAATTCGGAAGGTGAGGGGAACTTTAAAGAATCATAAATTTCAGGTTCAGATATTGGCAGCTGTGGATGCCTTCATGTCTGAGGGATCTAAAGGCGCTAGTAGTAGTGGGAATAGGaagaaaacataa